A part of Silvimonas soli genomic DNA contains:
- a CDS encoding arsinothricin resistance N-acetyltransferase ArsN1 family B, producing the protein MQIRPVQPSDAQAICDIYNYYVVNTAISFEQHPVAAADMQKRINDVIAHYPWLVAETESGVVGYAYGTVWRGRPAYRHTVESTIYLRADSLKGGIGTPLYTALLDELRARQFHAVIGCIALPNPASVAFHERCGFRKVAHFNEVGRKFEQWLDAGFWQVLL; encoded by the coding sequence ATGCAAATCCGCCCTGTCCAACCGTCTGACGCCCAAGCCATCTGCGATATCTACAACTATTACGTCGTCAATACCGCCATCAGCTTCGAGCAACACCCGGTCGCCGCGGCCGATATGCAAAAACGCATTAACGATGTAATCGCACACTATCCATGGCTGGTAGCTGAAACCGAGTCTGGCGTGGTGGGTTACGCCTATGGCACGGTCTGGCGCGGTCGCCCGGCGTATCGTCACACGGTGGAAAGCACCATTTATCTGCGTGCCGATTCGCTTAAAGGCGGGATTGGTACGCCGCTATATACCGCGCTGCTGGATGAACTGCGCGCGCGCCAGTTTCATGCAGTCATTGGCTGCATTGCATTGCCCAATCCGGCCAGCGTGGCATTTCATGAGCGTTGCGGATTTCGCAAAGTGGCGCACTTTAACGAAGTCGGCCGCAAATTTGAACAATGGCTGGATGCCGGTTTCTGGCAGGTATTGCTGTAA
- a CDS encoding DHA2 family efflux MFS transporter permease subunit: protein MSQPSFRPPNLGLATIGLCLATFMQVLDTTIANVSLPTIAGNLGVSSDQSAWVITSFAVSNAIALPLTGWLVRRYGETKLFIWATILFSLASLLCGVAQSMGMLVGFRALQGAVAGPMYPITQSLLISIYPANKRGQALALLAMITVVAPIAGPILGGWITDNYSWPWIFFINVPIGIFASWVVAGQMKGRPEKLERPKMDYVGLITLIVGVGALQVLLDKGNDLDWFGSPFIVVLAIIAAVALTIFLIWEMTDSDPIVNLRLFRHRNFAAGTVTLTLGYAGFFGMSLLLPLWLQTQLHYTSVWAGLATAPIGILPVILTPFVGKYAPRFDLRILASFSFIILAATSFMRASFTIDVDFQTVALAQLLMGLGVAFYFMPVLSIVLSDLHPHEISAGSGLATFLRTLGGSFAASLTTWIWQERAIEHHARLTEHISVYDPATQQAVTSLGHGSLQRTAVMIEQMVQSQALMMSTIDYFNMLGVLFLALIAVVFFAKPPFAPKGGGASAAAAGGH from the coding sequence ATGAGTCAGCCCTCATTTCGCCCGCCCAATTTAGGGCTGGCGACCATTGGCCTGTGCCTGGCCACCTTTATGCAGGTGCTCGACACAACCATCGCCAATGTCTCGCTGCCAACCATCGCCGGTAATCTGGGTGTGAGCTCGGACCAAAGCGCGTGGGTCATCACCTCGTTTGCGGTCAGCAACGCCATTGCACTGCCGCTGACCGGCTGGCTGGTGCGGCGTTATGGCGAAACCAAACTGTTTATCTGGGCCACCATCCTGTTCTCGCTGGCTTCGCTGCTGTGCGGCGTGGCGCAAAGCATGGGCATGCTGGTGGGTTTCCGGGCGCTGCAAGGCGCGGTAGCCGGGCCGATGTACCCGATCACCCAATCGCTACTGATCTCCATCTACCCCGCCAACAAGCGAGGGCAAGCACTCGCGCTATTGGCGATGATTACGGTGGTGGCGCCGATTGCAGGGCCGATTCTGGGCGGCTGGATTACCGATAATTATTCGTGGCCGTGGATTTTCTTTATCAACGTGCCGATCGGTATCTTTGCTTCCTGGGTTGTCGCCGGCCAGATGAAGGGCCGTCCAGAAAAACTCGAACGCCCGAAGATGGACTACGTTGGCCTGATCACACTGATCGTTGGCGTGGGCGCACTGCAGGTGCTGCTCGACAAGGGTAACGATCTGGACTGGTTTGGTTCGCCGTTCATCGTGGTGCTGGCGATCATTGCTGCCGTGGCGTTGACTATCTTCCTGATCTGGGAAATGACCGACAGCGACCCGATCGTGAACCTGCGCTTGTTCCGCCACCGCAACTTTGCGGCAGGTACGGTGACGCTGACGCTAGGTTATGCCGGGTTCTTCGGCATGAGCTTGCTGTTGCCACTGTGGCTGCAAACGCAGTTGCACTACACCTCGGTGTGGGCAGGTCTGGCGACGGCGCCTATCGGGATATTGCCGGTGATATTGACGCCGTTCGTGGGCAAATACGCGCCGCGTTTTGATCTGCGCATACTGGCCTCGTTCTCCTTCATCATCCTGGCGGCCACCTCGTTCATGCGAGCCAGCTTCACCATCGATGTGGACTTCCAGACCGTGGCGCTGGCGCAGTTGCTGATGGGCCTTGGTGTGGCTTTCTACTTCATGCCAGTGCTATCGATTGTGCTGTCTGACCTGCATCCGCATGAAATTTCGGCGGGCTCTGGTCTGGCGACCTTCCTGCGTACCTTGGGCGGCAGCTTTGCGGCATCGCTCACGACGTGGATCTGGCAGGAACGGGCAATTGAACACCATGCGCGGCTCACCGAGCATATCTCGGTCTACGACCCGGCTACGCAGCAAGCGGTGACCTCGCTCGGCCACGGCAGTTTGCAGCGCACTGCGGTCATGATCGAACAAATGGTGCAATCGCAAGCGCTAATGATGTCGACCATCGACTACTTCAACATGCTGGGCGTGCTGTTCCTGGCGCTGATTGCGGTCGTGTTCTTTGCCAAACCACCCTTTGCTCCCAAAGGTGGCGGCGCCAGTGCGGCAGCGGCGGGCGGGCATTGA
- a CDS encoding HlyD family efflux transporter periplasmic adaptor subunit, with the protein MSTENNAAAAAPQRPSRRKFLLRLAFAIFVLAILAWAVWYVTVGRWNEDTDDAYVQGNVVQITPQIPGTVVSIGADNGALVKAGQTLVQLDPSDAHVGLEQAKANLASTVRKVRGLFSNVNSLQAEVAAQQTALDKAKADFDRRQQLVKTGAISAEELAHARDALAAAQSAVASYQGQLTSSKVLVEDTVVASHPDVQAAAAKLRSAYLDDVRTTMVAPVTGYVAQRAVQVGQRVQQGTPLMAVVPLEQVWVEANFKETQLRHMRIGQPVTLKADLYGSSVEYHGKVDSLGVGTGSAFSLIPAQNATGNWIKIVQRIPVRITLDPKEVAANPLRIGLSMSADVGLHDQSGASLSQTAATHPLFTTDVYKQQLNAADELIKDTIHANLASGQAKK; encoded by the coding sequence ATGAGCACCGAAAACAACGCCGCTGCTGCCGCCCCGCAGCGCCCTTCCCGCCGCAAATTTCTGTTGCGCCTGGCTTTTGCCATTTTTGTCCTCGCCATCCTGGCCTGGGCCGTCTGGTATGTCACCGTAGGCCGCTGGAACGAAGACACTGACGATGCCTACGTCCAAGGCAACGTGGTGCAAATCACCCCGCAAATCCCTGGCACGGTAGTCAGCATTGGCGCCGACAATGGCGCGCTGGTAAAAGCTGGCCAAACGCTGGTACAGCTGGACCCAAGCGATGCGCATGTTGGTCTGGAGCAAGCCAAGGCCAACCTGGCCAGCACCGTGCGTAAAGTACGGGGCCTGTTCAGCAACGTGAACAGCCTGCAAGCCGAAGTGGCCGCCCAGCAAACTGCACTGGATAAAGCCAAGGCCGACTTTGATCGTCGCCAGCAACTGGTCAAAACCGGCGCTATCTCTGCTGAAGAACTGGCGCACGCTCGCGATGCATTGGCTGCAGCCCAAAGCGCGGTGGCTTCGTATCAAGGCCAACTGACCAGCAGCAAAGTGCTGGTTGAGGACACCGTTGTGGCATCCCACCCGGACGTGCAAGCTGCCGCCGCCAAGCTGCGTTCTGCCTATCTGGATGACGTGCGCACCACCATGGTCGCGCCAGTCACTGGTTATGTTGCCCAACGTGCGGTGCAAGTGGGCCAACGCGTGCAGCAAGGCACGCCACTGATGGCCGTGGTCCCGCTGGAACAAGTATGGGTTGAAGCCAACTTCAAGGAAACCCAGCTGCGCCACATGCGTATTGGCCAGCCGGTAACGCTCAAGGCCGATTTGTACGGCAGCAGCGTGGAATACCACGGCAAGGTTGATAGCCTGGGCGTTGGTACTGGCAGCGCGTTCAGTTTGATTCCGGCGCAAAACGCCACCGGCAACTGGATCAAGATCGTGCAGCGTATTCCGGTACGCATCACGCTGGACCCGAAAGAAGTGGCGGCCAACCCGCTGCGTATCGGGCTGTCGATGAGTGCCGACGTTGGCCTGCATGACCAGTCTGGCGCCTCGTTGTCGCAAACCGCTGCCACGCACCCGCTGTTCACGACCGACGTTTACAAGCAGCAACTGAACGCTGCCGATGAACTGATCAAGGACACCATCCATGCCAACCTGGCTTCCGGCCAGGCCAAGAAGTAA
- a CDS encoding efflux transporter outer membrane subunit, which yields MITKTLRRQVSPRKSQLLLSVLVTALLAGCANWEGLSPQGKVLDANTLGASKSLSGARVDASVWPQQNWWTALGDAQLSSLIDEALKNNPTLEVADARTRVALAQAGQADAARMPRVDAAAAYSGIRIPGTVLPAPFGDGYAALKMVSLKFSYDFDLWGGQRAAWEAAVGQSRATEIDGQQARITLSGNLARTYAQLGYAWQLQDIAKADLQRAQDQLKLVQQRVDAGIDSQVQLKQAQSALPAARQQLESTQQQIDDSQLALAALLGAGPDRGQQLARPQVLQPSALALPSVLPAELVGRRADIVAAKWRVESASKEIKTAQTKFYPDFNLTAAIGLASLGLGNLAEWDSRYGQLGPALTLPIFDGGRLRANLSAKDAQYDLAVAQYNQSLVNAMHEVAAQISALRSLARQVTQQKEAIQTAQQAYELSMQRYHGGLGNYLDVLSIQQQLLNAQMRLAGLNAQQLDASVLLVQALGGGYRPADDTPTLATASAPAQAQ from the coding sequence GTGATAACAAAAACTTTGCGGCGGCAAGTATCGCCGCGTAAAAGCCAACTGCTGCTTAGCGTGCTGGTCACGGCGCTGCTGGCGGGTTGTGCCAATTGGGAAGGATTGAGCCCGCAAGGCAAGGTGCTAGATGCCAACACGCTGGGCGCCAGCAAGTCGCTGAGTGGCGCGCGCGTCGATGCCAGCGTCTGGCCACAGCAGAACTGGTGGACCGCACTGGGTGACGCGCAGCTGTCGTCACTGATTGATGAAGCGCTCAAGAATAATCCGACGCTGGAAGTTGCCGACGCCCGTACCCGTGTCGCACTGGCGCAAGCTGGCCAAGCCGATGCCGCGCGTATGCCGCGTGTCGATGCCGCTGCCGCGTATTCGGGCATCCGTATTCCGGGCACGGTATTGCCTGCGCCGTTCGGCGATGGTTACGCCGCGCTCAAGATGGTTTCGCTCAAGTTCAGCTACGACTTTGATCTGTGGGGCGGGCAGCGCGCCGCGTGGGAAGCCGCAGTCGGCCAAAGCCGTGCCACCGAGATCGATGGCCAGCAAGCCCGCATTACCTTGTCTGGCAACCTGGCCCGCACTTACGCACAGCTCGGTTACGCCTGGCAATTGCAAGACATCGCCAAGGCTGACCTGCAACGCGCACAAGACCAGCTCAAGCTGGTGCAACAGCGTGTAGATGCGGGGATTGATAGCCAGGTGCAACTCAAGCAGGCGCAATCCGCGTTGCCAGCCGCGCGCCAGCAACTGGAATCCACCCAGCAGCAAATTGACGACAGCCAACTGGCGCTGGCGGCATTGCTAGGCGCAGGCCCGGATCGGGGTCAGCAACTGGCACGCCCGCAAGTGCTGCAACCGTCGGCACTGGCATTGCCGAGCGTGCTGCCCGCTGAGCTGGTAGGCCGTCGTGCCGATATCGTCGCAGCCAAATGGCGCGTCGAAAGTGCCAGCAAAGAGATCAAAACTGCGCAAACCAAGTTCTATCCCGATTTCAACCTGACCGCCGCGATTGGTCTGGCCTCATTGGGTCTGGGCAATCTGGCCGAGTGGGATAGCCGTTACGGTCAACTTGGTCCGGCACTGACTTTGCCGATCTTTGATGGCGGCCGCTTGCGCGCCAATTTGTCGGCCAAAGACGCCCAATATGATCTGGCGGTAGCGCAATACAACCAGTCGCTGGTCAACGCCATGCACGAAGTAGCAGCCCAAATCAGCGCGCTGCGATCGCTGGCCCGGCAAGTAACCCAACAAAAAGAAGCGATCCAGACCGCCCAGCAGGCTTATGAGTTGTCCATGCAGCGCTATCACGGCGGCCTTGGCAACTACCTGGATGTCTTGAGCATCCAGCAGCAGTTGCTCAACGCCCAGATGCGCCTGGCGGGCCTGAATGCCCAACAGCTGGATGCATCGGTACTGTTGGTGCAGGCACTGGGTGGCGGTTATCGCCCGGCTGACGATACGCCCACACTGGCTACTGCCTCCGCCCCGGCGCAAGCGCAATAA
- a CDS encoding DUF3147 family protein gives MPYLIIKYLVTAAVVVAVSEIAKRSDKLGALIASLPLVTLLTLCWLYFERQPASKIANHAWYTFWYVLPTLPMFLLFPWLFARFGFWPAMAGSAVFTIVCFGLFALVMRRFGVALI, from the coding sequence ATGCCTTATCTCATCATCAAATATCTGGTCACCGCCGCAGTGGTGGTGGCCGTGTCCGAAATAGCCAAACGCAGCGACAAGCTGGGAGCGCTCATCGCATCCCTGCCGCTGGTCACGCTGCTGACCTTGTGCTGGCTGTATTTCGAAAGGCAACCTGCCAGCAAGATTGCCAATCATGCCTGGTATACCTTCTGGTACGTGTTGCCGACGCTGCCGATGTTCTTGTTGTTTCCGTGGCTATTTGCCCGGTTTGGCTTCTGGCCAGCCATGGCTGGCAGCGCTGTCTTCACGATTGTTTGCTTTGGCTTGTTTGCGCTGGTCATGCGCCGCTTTGGCGTAGCCTTGATCTGA